DNA sequence from the Stenotrophomonas sp. 24(2023) genome:
AGGTCGCGGGCACGCTCGACTTCACCGCGCGAGCCGTCGATTTCGTTACCGACGAAGTTGCGCAGTTCGGTCAGCAGCTGGTCCTGTTCGCGCAGCATGCGGGCCTGCTCGGGGGACCGGTGCGCCTGGGCGCGGACCGTCCACCAGGCAAAACCGAGCCAGCTCAGCGTCATCGTGGTCAGGACCGCCCAGCGCAGGGCAGCAGGCCATTCGAAGCCGATGGCGAAGGGAAGCAGCAGGGTCAGGGCCAGGGGGGCGGCCAGACGGATGAAAATGCGTGAGTACATGGACGTTCTCGGGAGGTGCACGGAGGATGTATCGGCCGTGCCGCCCTTGTCTTTAACGTCGATGCACTTTCTGAATGCGCCGGATTTCCGGCGCCTGGACCGGTACCGCGCGGGGCGCGGCCCGGCCCGGCGTCCATCCGTCCGCCGGGTGTGGTGGCGATGCCCCGGCAGGCGTGAAGGTCAGGCCAGCAGGCGGTCCACGGCCTCGACCATCGCCCGGCGGCCGATCAGGAAGTCCCAGTAGCTGCCGCCCAGCTGGCGCCACAGCACCGCCGCACGCACGGCCGCCAGCAGCAGGGCACGGATCTCGGCCACCACGCCGGCCTGGCCCAGGTAGTGCGGGTTGCCCTGCACCATCACCCGCGGCTTGAGGTGGCTGATGGTGTCCGCATACAGGCCGCCCAGGCTGGCCAGCACGTCCGGGTGGGCGCTGTCGCCCAGTTCGCCGGCCTGGCGCTGGGCCCGCTCGATGCCGCTGCTGACCTTGTCGATGGTGGCCGCCTCACGGACGAACCGCCGCTCCAGCTGCAGCACGGCCAGTGCCAGCCGTGGCAGCACCGGGTCCTGGCCCTGGTTGCGGAAATAGTTGTGCAGCAGGCGCAGGCCGGCCTTCAGGGCCTGGGGGTCGCCGAACACTGCCTGCGGCGAGGACGCATCCACGCGGAACACGCTGTCCACGGCGGTGCGGACAGCAGCGGCGTCGGAATGGCCGGTATCGGCGATGCGGCGCACCTGCTGCAGGGCCTGGGCGATGCCGGCCAGGGCAAGAACGCGGTCGTCGACAGTAAAACTCATGCAGCAGTTACCTCGAAAGGAGACGGAGTGGTGCGCAGGCGCTGTTCCAGCGGCGCGTCGGTGGCGGCGATCACGGCGCCGCCCAGGCAGATGTCCTGGTCATACAGCACCAGCGATTGACCGGGGGTGACTGCCCGCTGGGGGCGGGCGAAGCGCACATGGACCGTGCCATCGTCCAGCACCGTCACCGTACAGGGTTCATCGGGCTGGCGGTAACGGGTCTGCGCGGTGCAGTCGA
Encoded proteins:
- the hflD gene encoding high frequency lysogenization protein HflD; this encodes MSFTVDDRVLALAGIAQALQQVRRIADTGHSDAAAVRTAVDSVFRVDASSPQAVFGDPQALKAGLRLLHNYFRNQGQDPVLPRLALAVLQLERRFVREAATIDKVSSGIERAQRQAGELGDSAHPDVLASLGGLYADTISHLKPRVMVQGNPHYLGQAGVVAEIRALLLAAVRAAVLWRQLGGSYWDFLIGRRAMVEAVDRLLA